One region of Candidatus Polarisedimenticolaceae bacterium genomic DNA includes:
- a CDS encoding SPOR domain-containing protein → MAPEGGGRDEPRELRLEGLTLFVAGGVLLALLYGAFTLGRTVERWNAPTRAASASADPLGNVESEPAEAAEKPTFFDTTTGPGKEAEPKREAQLQPTAPVPAPVASATPGSWYVQVFVGRDQQAAQEVVRTLRGLGYPVRADAVAEGRSGSLYKVRVGGYATKDLADAGAEKLHRDGQNSTWVVKVGG, encoded by the coding sequence ATGGCGCCTGAGGGTGGGGGAAGGGACGAGCCCCGCGAGCTGCGCCTCGAAGGGCTGACCCTGTTCGTCGCCGGCGGCGTGCTCCTCGCCCTCCTCTACGGCGCGTTCACGCTCGGACGCACCGTCGAGAGGTGGAACGCGCCCACCCGCGCGGCCTCGGCGTCCGCGGACCCGCTCGGCAACGTCGAGTCCGAGCCGGCCGAGGCGGCGGAGAAGCCGACCTTTTTCGACACGACGACGGGTCCTGGCAAGGAAGCGGAGCCGAAGCGCGAGGCCCAGCTCCAGCCGACGGCACCGGTGCCCGCTCCCGTCGCGAGCGCGACGCCGGGGTCGTGGTACGTCCAGGTCTTCGTCGGCCGCGACCAGCAGGCGGCGCAGGAAGTCGTGCGCACCCTGCGCGGGCTCGGCTATCCGGTCCGCGCCGACGCCGTGGCCGAGGGGCGCTCGGGCAGCCTCTACAAGGTCCGTGTGGGCGGCTACGCGACGAAGGATCTGGCCGATGCCGGAGCGGAAAAGCTCCACCGCGACGGTCAAAACAGCACATGGGTCGTGAAGGTGGGGGGCTAG
- a CDS encoding nodulation protein NfeD yields the protein MSRLAGLLLAVCLGVSARAAAPSVRLVTFDTEITHASARRITDAIDAAEANGDALVLIEMDTPGGEVDATEDVVKRMLASKVPIAVWVGPSGARAASGGFYLLIAADVAAMAPGTRTGAAAVIYGMGKSDEGDVLLKKMTNDLAALARSIAEHRGRDPVSCEKAVVSAESFTDRAAVAGKIVDLVAKDRADLLKQLDGRVVKRFDGTTVTLALASPEVIEKPRTGSDNALEFLANPTVAFLLFIIGLAGLYAEFNHPGAWVPGLVGVLALILFAVGARNIPVSVVGIGLVLAGLVLFVLELKIASHGLLAALGTVAVVLGSVLLFPGSGGDLRPPLAVVLPGSLTLAAICFGATRLAVKARRTPLATGVEGLRGEIGVVQHPLEPEGTVFVHGEIWQAKGMSGPLPAGARVRVVGVHDLVVDVESVDAKV from the coding sequence ATGTCCCGCCTCGCCGGCCTCCTGTTGGCGGTGTGTCTCGGGGTCTCCGCTCGGGCGGCCGCACCCTCGGTGCGGCTGGTCACGTTCGACACCGAGATCACCCATGCGTCGGCGCGCCGCATCACGGATGCGATCGACGCCGCGGAGGCGAACGGGGACGCGCTCGTCCTCATCGAGATGGACACGCCCGGTGGGGAGGTCGACGCGACCGAGGACGTCGTCAAGCGGATGCTCGCGTCGAAGGTCCCGATCGCGGTGTGGGTCGGGCCGTCCGGCGCGCGCGCGGCGTCGGGGGGCTTCTACCTCTTGATCGCCGCCGACGTCGCCGCGATGGCGCCGGGGACGCGCACCGGCGCCGCGGCGGTCATCTACGGCATGGGGAAGAGCGACGAGGGGGACGTCCTCCTCAAGAAGATGACGAACGACCTCGCCGCGCTCGCGCGCTCGATCGCCGAGCACCGCGGCCGCGACCCGGTGAGCTGCGAGAAGGCGGTCGTCTCCGCCGAATCGTTCACCGACCGTGCCGCGGTCGCCGGAAAGATCGTCGATCTCGTCGCGAAGGACCGGGCCGACCTCTTGAAGCAGCTCGACGGCCGCGTCGTGAAGCGGTTCGACGGGACGACCGTGACCCTGGCGCTCGCCTCGCCGGAGGTGATCGAGAAGCCGAGGACCGGCTCCGACAACGCTCTGGAGTTCCTCGCGAACCCGACCGTGGCGTTCCTTCTCTTCATCATCGGACTCGCCGGGCTCTACGCGGAGTTCAACCACCCCGGCGCTTGGGTTCCCGGGCTCGTCGGCGTCCTCGCTCTCATACTCTTCGCGGTCGGGGCGAGGAACATTCCGGTGTCCGTCGTCGGGATCGGCCTCGTGCTCGCGGGGCTCGTCCTCTTCGTCCTGGAGCTCAAGATCGCGTCGCACGGCTTGCTCGCGGCGCTCGGCACCGTCGCCGTCGTGCTCGGATCGGTCCTGCTCTTTCCAGGGTCCGGCGGCGATCTCCGTCCACCGCTCGCCGTCGTCCTTCCCGGAAGCCTGACGCTCGCGGCAATCTGCTTCGGCGCGACGCGGCTCGCGGTGAAGGCCCGCCGCACGCCTCTGGCGACCGGCGTGGAGGGCTTGCGCGGGGAGATCGGGGTCGTGCAGCATCCGCTCGAGCCGGAGGGGACCGTGTTCGTCCACGGCGAGATCTGGCAGGCGAAGGGAATGTCGGGGCCTCTGCCCGCCGGGGCGCGCGTGCGCGTCGTCGGCGTGCACGATCTCGTCGTCGACGTCGAATCAGTCGACGCCAAGGTCTGA
- a CDS encoding MotA/TolQ/ExbB proton channel family protein: MLILAAAPSRLDVWALVMESGAMAKFVLLVLLIFSVVSWGIIWERWRAFKRAQLETDRFLDKFKRGGGLAAIQDGTAAMSASPLAHLFRAAFREISLNPPPAEGADPTTIEALDRVLRKNASVQVTELERSLGFLATTAGATPFIGLFGTVWGIMNAFHSIGAAGTASLAAYAPGIAEALVATAAGLFAAIPALIGYNHFMRKLRLFEAGMDEFSADMVHRVLGRRS; encoded by the coding sequence GTGCTGATCCTCGCCGCAGCGCCGAGCCGCCTCGACGTATGGGCGCTCGTCATGGAATCCGGCGCCATGGCGAAGTTCGTGCTCCTCGTGCTGCTGATCTTCTCGGTCGTCTCGTGGGGAATCATCTGGGAGCGCTGGCGCGCCTTCAAGCGCGCGCAGCTCGAGACCGACCGCTTCCTCGACAAGTTCAAGCGGGGCGGCGGACTCGCCGCGATCCAGGACGGAACCGCCGCGATGTCGGCGAGCCCCCTCGCGCATCTCTTTCGCGCCGCGTTCCGGGAGATCTCGCTGAACCCGCCCCCGGCGGAAGGCGCCGACCCGACGACGATCGAGGCGCTCGACCGTGTGCTCCGCAAGAACGCCTCGGTCCAGGTCACCGAGCTCGAGCGCAGCCTCGGGTTCCTCGCGACGACGGCGGGCGCGACCCCGTTCATCGGCCTCTTCGGCACGGTGTGGGGGATCATGAACGCGTTCCACAGCATCGGCGCCGCCGGCACCGCGTCGCTCGCCGCGTACGCCCCCGGGATCGCCGAGGCGCTCGTGGCCACCGCCGCGGGCCTCTTCGCCGCGATCCCGGCGCTCATCGGCTACAACCACTTCATGCGCAAGCTGCGGCTCTTCGAAGCCGGGATGGACGAGTTCAGCGCGGACATGGTCCACCGGGTGCTCGGCCGGCGGAGCTGA
- the prfB gene encoding peptide chain release factor 2, protein MPISSSSPKKSSRSGGSFDVDRKHAELESVERDLSLPEVWSDPDRAKTLQQRRSRLTESIETASVLGGLLDDARTMHELAREGEDVGTDLEAAVAALAGRVEETELGTLLSGEHDASAAIVEIHPGAGGTESQDWAEMLYRMYTRWAERKGFKVQTLDWQAGEEAGIKSVTIGVEGPNAYGYLKAERGVHRLVRISPFDAQARRHTSFASVDVIPEVKDDVDIVIEDKDLRIDTYRSSGAGGQHVNVTDSAVRITHLPTNIVVTCQNERSQHRNRDVAMGILKAKLADRAREAAEAKMAQEVGDKKKIEWGSQIRSYVLAPYRLVKDHRTGHEMGDADRVLNGDLDGFIRAFLTSGREASLTRGASPA, encoded by the coding sequence GTGCCCATATCGAGCAGCTCGCCGAAAAAGTCGAGTCGCTCCGGAGGTTCCTTTGATGTCGACCGGAAGCACGCCGAGCTCGAATCCGTCGAGCGCGACCTGAGCCTCCCGGAAGTCTGGAGCGATCCCGACCGGGCGAAAACGCTCCAGCAGCGGCGCTCCCGCCTGACCGAGAGCATCGAGACTGCAAGTGTCCTCGGCGGACTGCTCGACGACGCCCGCACGATGCACGAGCTGGCGCGCGAGGGCGAGGACGTCGGGACGGACCTCGAGGCCGCCGTCGCCGCTCTCGCCGGCCGGGTCGAGGAGACGGAGCTGGGGACGCTCCTCTCCGGCGAGCACGACGCCTCGGCGGCGATCGTCGAGATCCACCCGGGCGCCGGCGGCACCGAGTCGCAGGACTGGGCCGAGATGCTCTACCGGATGTACACACGCTGGGCCGAGCGGAAAGGGTTCAAGGTCCAGACGCTCGACTGGCAGGCCGGCGAAGAGGCGGGGATCAAGAGCGTCACGATCGGCGTCGAGGGTCCCAACGCATACGGATACCTCAAGGCGGAGCGCGGGGTGCACCGCCTCGTGCGCATCTCGCCGTTCGACGCCCAGGCGCGGCGCCACACGTCGTTCGCGTCGGTCGACGTCATCCCCGAGGTGAAGGACGACGTCGACATCGTCATCGAGGACAAGGACCTCCGCATCGACACGTACCGGTCGTCGGGCGCCGGCGGCCAGCACGTCAACGTCACCGACTCGGCGGTTCGCATCACGCACCTCCCCACGAACATCGTCGTCACCTGCCAGAACGAGCGCTCCCAGCACCGGAACCGCGACGTCGCCATGGGGATCCTCAAGGCGAAGCTCGCCGACCGTGCGCGCGAGGCCGCCGAAGCGAAGATGGCGCAGGAAGTCGGCGACAAGAAGAAGATCGAGTGGGGGAGCCAGATCCGCTCGTACGTCCTGGCGCCCTACCGGCTCGTCAAGGACCACAGGACCGGCCACGAGATGGGAGACGCCGATCGCGTTCTGAACGGCGACCTGGACGGCTTCATCCGCGCGTTCCTCACGAGCGGCCGCGAGGCGAGCCTGACGCGCGGCGCGAGCCCGGCATGA
- a CDS encoding GGDEF domain-containing protein yields the protein MSERRSGAGVKAAREPKTARAVPAALEPSPLECALAVAECLELEQQLAVFLDAARGWAAAKEGVAFGPDPEGVALAPVAASLASGDPRLDSLRHAVRLRAASDWAEGAFPLAADGVRALAVPLRGRNDEAVAAVVLLDPARDVAAALTDLAIRVRPAITNAMQVRAIRELTIKDDTASCFNRRYFEEFILEEMARANRFKAPMSLIFFDMDNLKDVNTRLGHAAGSRTLLEVSERVRGKIRKFDKLFRFGGDEFCIVLPETEWHGAMEVAERVREAICGRPFLVGLRSARGEPMTASFGIASFPLHARTKEELVLRADRAMQTIKSTTKNGIATAERKRDPDGA from the coding sequence ATGAGCGAGCGGCGCAGCGGTGCGGGGGTGAAGGCCGCCCGCGAGCCCAAGACGGCGCGCGCGGTGCCCGCGGCGCTCGAGCCGTCGCCGCTCGAGTGCGCGCTCGCGGTGGCGGAGTGCCTCGAGCTGGAGCAGCAGCTCGCCGTGTTCCTCGACGCCGCGCGAGGGTGGGCCGCCGCGAAGGAAGGCGTCGCCTTCGGACCCGACCCGGAGGGTGTCGCATTGGCACCGGTGGCCGCCAGCCTCGCGTCGGGCGATCCGCGCCTCGACAGCCTCCGTCACGCGGTGCGCCTGCGCGCCGCTTCGGACTGGGCCGAGGGCGCGTTCCCGCTCGCTGCCGACGGCGTGCGCGCACTCGCCGTGCCGCTCCGCGGACGGAACGACGAGGCGGTTGCCGCGGTCGTGCTCCTCGACCCGGCGCGCGACGTCGCCGCAGCGCTCACCGACCTCGCGATCCGCGTGCGCCCGGCGATCACGAACGCGATGCAGGTGCGCGCCATCCGCGAGCTGACGATCAAGGACGACACCGCCTCCTGCTTCAACCGCCGATACTTCGAAGAGTTCATCCTCGAGGAAATGGCGCGCGCGAACCGTTTCAAGGCGCCGATGTCGCTCATCTTCTTCGACATGGACAACCTGAAGGACGTCAACACGCGCCTGGGCCACGCCGCGGGGAGCAGGACGCTCCTCGAGGTCTCGGAGCGCGTGCGCGGCAAGATCCGGAAATTCGACAAGCTCTTCCGGTTCGGCGGCGACGAGTTCTGCATCGTGCTCCCCGAGACGGAGTGGCACGGGGCGATGGAGGTCGCCGAGCGCGTGCGCGAGGCGATCTGCGGCCGGCCGTTCCTCGTCGGCCTGCGCTCCGCCCGCGGCGAGCCGATGACCGCGTCGTTCGGCATCGCGTCGTTCCCGCTCCACGCGCGGACGAAGGAGGAGCTGGTCCTCAGGGCCGACCGCGCGATGCAGACGATCAAGTCGACGACGAAGAACGGCATCGCCACCGCCGAGCGCAAGCGTGACCCCGATGGCGCCTGA
- the coaD gene encoding pantetheine-phosphate adenylyltransferase yields the protein MRIGIYPGTFDPVTFGHLDLVERGRKHVDKLVLAILRNEDKQPLFSVEDRIALLREAVASWDDVVVDSFDGLLVDYAKQRGAHLILRGLRAMSDFEYELQMAMMNRRLAPELETAFLMPSEAFSYVSSRLVREVARLGGDVSGLVPASVARALDAKFGRNVRR from the coding sequence ATGCGCATCGGCATCTACCCCGGCACGTTCGACCCGGTGACGTTCGGCCACCTGGACCTCGTCGAGCGGGGCCGCAAGCACGTCGACAAGCTCGTGCTCGCGATCCTGAGGAACGAGGACAAGCAGCCGCTCTTCTCCGTCGAGGACCGGATCGCGCTCCTCCGGGAAGCGGTCGCGTCGTGGGACGACGTCGTCGTCGACAGCTTCGACGGCTTGCTCGTCGACTACGCGAAGCAGCGCGGCGCGCATCTCATCCTGCGCGGCCTCCGCGCGATGTCCGACTTCGAGTACGAGCTCCAGATGGCGATGATGAACCGGCGCCTCGCGCCCGAGCTCGAGACCGCGTTCCTCATGCCGAGCGAGGCGTTCTCCTACGTCTCGAGCCGGCTGGTCCGCGAGGTCGCGCGCCTCGGCGGCGACGTCTCCGGCCTCGTGCCGGCGAGCGTCGCGCGGGCGCTCGACGCGAAGTTCGGGCGGAACGTCCGTCGTTGA
- a CDS encoding sulfatase-like hydrolase/transferase — MRLLFVLGVALLAACAPKPRDDLSLILVTLDTTRADRIGAFGGKAVPTPVLDRLAAEGTIALDATSQVPLTLPSHATILTGRYPDGHGVRHNGIYRLRDEEETLAEHLRAAGFTTAAFVGAYVLNRGFGTEQGFDVYDDVDVNRFAGGRDQVFEAQRTADEVNAHVLPWLDAHAGKRFFLWVHYYDPHAPYAPPERPGRTLAGTGYDREISYVDACLGDLVARLRSSGVLDRAVLAIVGDHGESLGEHGEATHGLLLYQGALHVPFLLRAPGLVPRGGKIAGPVELAALAPTLVDYLGLPPLARAEGRSLRTRIDGKNDGHDAVAHAETMMPRLEFGWSDLRMLRDARFKYIRAPRPELYDLAQDPGEARDLSQGEASRTRALADRLDAWVAGFPPAGESARRDLDPDEEARLRSLGYLQGPGGGSGGRLIDPKDGLLELRALDAAREALDAGNARGALDGARAIVAKNPANHQARTTAVMALLALGDAKEAEDEAAQAVAAAEADRDAPRALVLKAKGLEAGAARLSGKLPEAEKLYRAILAEEPSGDAAAVDLARLLVAEKRLDEASTLLDAALRRDPRNGMALAARFALATASGDDAARLAAAKALADARAGDPEVLPDAAALLAASGDAARAAACYAVLVDLAPHPGVELLGKLGVTALKAGAFDAAADAFTRGAAAAPGDPRPVYYLGVVAAKRGDTEGARRAYERALALDPGFTKAREALRALP; from the coding sequence GTGCGGCTCCTGTTCGTCCTCGGCGTGGCCCTGCTCGCCGCCTGTGCGCCCAAGCCACGTGACGATCTCTCGCTGATCCTCGTCACGCTCGACACGACGCGCGCGGATCGAATCGGGGCGTTCGGCGGGAAGGCGGTGCCGACGCCGGTGCTCGACCGGCTCGCCGCCGAGGGGACGATCGCGCTCGACGCGACGAGCCAGGTGCCGCTCACGCTCCCGTCGCACGCGACGATCTTGACCGGCCGCTACCCCGACGGCCACGGCGTGCGCCACAACGGGATCTACCGCCTGCGCGACGAGGAGGAGACGCTCGCGGAGCACCTCCGTGCCGCCGGCTTCACGACCGCAGCGTTCGTCGGCGCGTACGTCCTGAACCGCGGGTTCGGGACGGAGCAGGGGTTCGACGTCTACGACGACGTCGACGTGAACCGCTTCGCCGGCGGCCGTGACCAGGTCTTCGAGGCGCAGCGGACGGCGGACGAGGTCAACGCGCACGTGCTGCCGTGGCTCGACGCCCATGCCGGGAAACGGTTCTTCCTCTGGGTCCACTACTACGACCCGCACGCCCCCTACGCGCCACCCGAGCGCCCCGGGCGCACGCTCGCGGGAACGGGCTACGACCGAGAGATCTCCTACGTCGACGCCTGCCTCGGCGATCTCGTCGCGCGGCTTCGGTCGTCGGGCGTCCTCGATCGCGCCGTCCTCGCCATCGTGGGCGATCACGGCGAGAGCCTCGGCGAGCACGGCGAGGCCACGCACGGGCTTCTCCTCTACCAGGGTGCGCTGCACGTGCCGTTCCTGCTGCGGGCTCCGGGCCTCGTGCCGCGCGGCGGAAAGATCGCGGGCCCCGTCGAGCTGGCCGCGCTGGCGCCGACGCTCGTCGACTATCTCGGGCTCCCGCCGCTCGCACGCGCCGAGGGCCGGAGCCTGAGAACGCGGATCGACGGGAAGAACGACGGCCACGACGCCGTCGCTCACGCGGAGACGATGATGCCGCGCCTCGAGTTCGGGTGGAGCGATCTCCGCATGCTCCGGGACGCGCGCTTCAAGTACATCCGCGCTCCACGCCCCGAGCTGTACGACCTCGCGCAGGATCCCGGCGAGGCGCGCGACCTTTCTCAAGGGGAGGCGTCGCGCACGCGCGCTCTCGCGGATCGTCTCGACGCGTGGGTCGCCGGATTCCCCCCCGCGGGGGAGTCGGCGCGGCGCGACCTCGATCCCGACGAGGAGGCGCGGCTCCGCTCGCTGGGGTACCTCCAGGGGCCCGGCGGCGGCAGCGGAGGGCGGCTGATCGATCCGAAGGACGGCCTCCTGGAGCTGCGTGCGCTCGACGCGGCGCGCGAGGCGCTCGACGCGGGGAACGCGCGGGGCGCCCTGGACGGCGCCCGCGCGATCGTCGCCAAGAACCCCGCGAACCATCAGGCGCGCACCACGGCGGTCATGGCGCTCCTCGCACTCGGCGATGCCAAGGAGGCCGAAGACGAGGCCGCGCAGGCGGTCGCCGCGGCCGAGGCGGATCGCGACGCGCCGCGGGCGCTCGTCCTCAAGGCGAAGGGCCTGGAGGCCGGTGCCGCGCGTCTCTCCGGGAAGCTCCCGGAGGCGGAGAAGCTCTACCGGGCGATCCTCGCCGAGGAGCCGTCGGGCGACGCGGCCGCGGTCGATCTCGCGCGCCTCCTCGTGGCCGAGAAGCGGCTCGACGAGGCGTCGACGCTCCTCGACGCGGCGCTGCGCCGCGATCCGCGGAACGGCATGGCGCTCGCGGCCCGCTTCGCGCTCGCCACCGCGTCCGGCGACGACGCGGCGCGCCTCGCGGCCGCGAAGGCGCTCGCCGACGCGAGGGCCGGCGACCCCGAGGTGCTCCCGGACGCCGCCGCGCTGCTCGCGGCGAGCGGCGACGCCGCGCGCGCCGCGGCGTGCTATGCGGTGCTCGTCGATCTGGCCCCGCACCCCGGCGTCGAGCTCCTGGGGAAGCTCGGGGTGACGGCGCTCAAGGCCGGCGCGTTCGACGCGGCCGCCGACGCCTTCACCCGCGGCGCCGCGGCAGCGCCGGGCGACCCGAGGCCGGTCTACTATCTGGGCGTGGTCGCGGCCAAGCGCGGCGACACGGAGGGAGCGCGCCGCGCGTACGAGCGCGCGCTCGCCCTCGATCCGGGATTCACGAAGGCGCGGGAGGCACTTCGCGCCCTTCCTTGA
- the recN gene encoding DNA repair protein RecN, which produces MLRTLRIRNLATIEDLEVELTPGLNVITGETGAGKSIVVTSLGLACGDRADASLLRAGADRAVVEAAFEPEAPAAVAARLDAAGLDAAEGEVVVRRELAASGSGRTLVNGSPTTVGALREIGDLLVDLHGQHESRGLLAPERQLEILDTFGGHADALARVEAACAALASAADLLARRQALAREGQARELALRETVRAIGEAAPREGELEALRRERAVLQNGSRVAGLLDETIAALDEAARVRAAERRMDELAAIDPPLDTLSGRLAAARVEIEDVRDTLTAYRDARDFDPARLDAIETRRVAIERLLLRFGPDEADALRLADEAAAELRTLANIDAEVEAAAEARDLVARRYDDAAGDLTRLREESASRLGRAVEHELAPLALPKARFTVVLAPRGGTAHPRGNERAEFQLAANPGEPPRPLARSASGGELSRVLLALHVASDVAEDRRVLVFDEVDAGVSGAVALAVGARLARLAAAHQVLCVTHLPQVAAHARSHYHVSKRARGGRTHTAIVVLDGEARVDELARMLGGKKTTEAARENAAELLEEARGGRR; this is translated from the coding sequence GTGCTCCGAACGCTGCGCATCCGCAACCTCGCCACGATCGAAGACCTCGAGGTCGAGCTGACGCCCGGGCTCAACGTCATCACAGGAGAGACCGGCGCCGGCAAGTCGATCGTCGTGACCTCGCTCGGCCTCGCGTGCGGCGACCGCGCCGACGCGTCGTTGCTCCGAGCAGGCGCCGATCGTGCCGTCGTCGAAGCGGCGTTCGAGCCGGAAGCGCCGGCCGCCGTCGCGGCGCGCCTCGACGCCGCGGGCCTCGACGCGGCCGAGGGCGAGGTCGTCGTCCGCCGCGAGCTCGCGGCATCGGGGAGCGGCCGCACGCTCGTCAACGGCTCGCCGACGACGGTCGGCGCGTTGCGCGAGATCGGCGATCTCCTCGTCGACCTTCACGGCCAGCACGAGAGCCGGGGCCTTCTCGCCCCCGAGCGGCAGCTCGAGATCCTCGACACCTTCGGCGGCCACGCCGACGCGCTCGCCAGGGTCGAGGCCGCCTGCGCCGCGCTCGCATCCGCCGCGGACCTCCTGGCGCGGCGGCAAGCGTTGGCGCGCGAGGGCCAGGCCCGTGAGCTGGCTCTCCGCGAGACCGTCCGCGCGATCGGCGAGGCCGCGCCGAGAGAAGGCGAGCTCGAGGCGCTGCGGCGCGAGCGCGCGGTGCTCCAGAACGGCTCGCGCGTCGCCGGCCTCCTCGACGAGACGATCGCCGCTCTCGACGAAGCGGCGCGCGTCCGTGCGGCGGAGCGGCGGATGGACGAGCTGGCGGCGATCGACCCGCCGCTCGATACGCTTTCCGGCCGGCTGGCCGCCGCGCGTGTCGAGATCGAGGACGTGCGGGACACCCTGACCGCCTATCGCGACGCGCGCGATTTCGACCCCGCGCGCCTGGACGCGATCGAGACCCGGCGCGTGGCGATCGAGCGCCTGCTCCTGCGCTTCGGCCCCGACGAGGCCGACGCCCTCAGGCTCGCGGACGAGGCGGCCGCCGAGCTGCGCACGCTGGCGAACATCGACGCCGAAGTCGAGGCTGCGGCGGAGGCGCGCGATCTGGTCGCGCGGCGTTATGACGACGCAGCGGGCGATCTCACGCGGCTGCGCGAAGAGTCCGCGTCGCGACTCGGCCGGGCGGTCGAGCACGAGCTCGCGCCCCTGGCGCTCCCGAAGGCTCGCTTCACGGTCGTGCTCGCGCCGCGCGGCGGGACGGCGCACCCGCGGGGGAACGAGCGCGCGGAATTCCAGCTCGCGGCGAATCCGGGCGAGCCGCCGCGGCCGCTCGCGCGGTCGGCCTCCGGCGGCGAGCTGTCCCGCGTGCTCCTGGCGCTCCACGTCGCCTCCGACGTGGCGGAGGACCGGCGCGTGCTCGTCTTCGACGAGGTCGACGCCGGCGTCTCGGGGGCGGTGGCGCTCGCGGTCGGCGCGCGGCTCGCGCGCCTCGCGGCCGCGCACCAGGTCCTCTGCGTCACCCATCTGCCGCAGGTCGCCGCGCACGCCCGGTCCCACTACCATGTCTCGAAGCGCGCGCGCGGCGGGAGAACCCACACCGCGATCGTGGTGCTCGACGGCGAGGCGCGGGTCGACGAGCTGGCCCGCATGCTCGGCGGGAAGAAGACGACCGAGGCGGCGAGGGAGAACGCGGCCGAGCTTCTCGAAGAGGCGCGCGGCGGCAGGAGATGA
- a CDS encoding slipin family protein: MIEHFSAGLIVAVVVVAFFVANSVKILPEYERGVVFRLGRLRPMDYGPGIFFLIPIADRMVRISLRTVVHDVPPQDIITRDNVSVKVNAVVYYRVMNPRRAVVDVENFHYATSQLSQTTLRSVLGQVELDTLLSERDRLNQQLQTILDKHTDPWGIKVSAVEVKHVDLPSEMQRAMAKQAEAEREKRAKIIHADGERQAATALAAAAEELGRNPVTLQLRYLQTLTEVASEKNSTLVFPLPIDLIRPFLGDK; this comes from the coding sequence ATGATCGAGCACTTCTCCGCGGGACTCATCGTCGCCGTCGTCGTCGTCGCCTTCTTCGTGGCGAACTCGGTCAAGATCCTGCCCGAGTACGAGCGCGGCGTCGTGTTCCGGCTCGGACGCCTGAGGCCGATGGACTACGGGCCCGGCATCTTCTTTCTGATCCCGATCGCGGATCGGATGGTGCGGATCTCCCTGCGCACGGTCGTCCACGACGTGCCGCCCCAGGACATCATCACGCGCGACAACGTCTCGGTGAAGGTCAACGCGGTGGTGTACTACAGGGTGATGAACCCGCGCCGGGCGGTCGTGGACGTCGAGAACTTCCATTACGCAACGAGCCAGCTCTCGCAGACGACGCTCCGCTCGGTCCTCGGCCAGGTGGAGCTCGACACGCTGCTCTCGGAGCGTGACAGGCTCAACCAGCAATTGCAGACGATCCTCGACAAGCACACCGATCCGTGGGGGATCAAGGTGTCGGCGGTCGAGGTCAAGCACGTCGACCTTCCGAGCGAGATGCAGCGCGCCATGGCGAAGCAGGCGGAGGCCGAGCGCGAGAAGCGCGCCAAGATCATCCACGCCGACGGCGAGCGGCAGGCGGCGACCGCGCTCGCCGCCGCCGCGGAGGAGCTGGGACGCAACCCGGTCACCTTGCAGCTCCGCTACCTCCAGACATTGACCGAGGTCGCGTCCGAGAAGAACTCCACGCTCGTCTTCCCGCTGCCGATCGATCTCATTCGGCCGTTCCTCGGGGACAAATGA
- a CDS encoding biopolymer transporter ExbD has protein sequence MALSVGGGNGRSGRHRALAEINITPLVDVMLVLLIISMLAAPMLQKGIPLDLPSTETAQDIKDPRTVVSLDRNGRIRINDTPVHPDLLEQRMHALMASSPEETVFLRADRLIPYGEVLIVMDHIRKGGVKRVALVTVPLEAGRPAR, from the coding sequence GTGGCGCTCTCGGTCGGGGGCGGGAACGGCCGGTCGGGGCGCCACCGGGCCCTGGCCGAGATCAACATCACGCCGCTCGTCGACGTGATGCTCGTCCTCCTCATCATCTCGATGCTCGCGGCGCCGATGCTTCAAAAAGGCATCCCGCTCGACCTGCCGTCGACCGAGACGGCGCAGGACATCAAGGACCCGCGGACGGTCGTCTCGCTCGACCGGAACGGGCGCATCCGGATCAACGACACGCCGGTCCACCCCGATCTCCTCGAGCAGCGCATGCACGCGCTGATGGCGTCCTCGCCCGAGGAGACGGTGTTCCTCCGCGCCGACCGCCTCATCCCATACGGCGAGGTCCTCATCGTGATGGACCACATCCGGAAGGGCGGCGTGAAGCGGGTCGCGCTCGTCACGGTGCCGCTCGAGGCGGGAAGGCCGGCGCGATGA